The Rhodospirillales bacterium RIFCSPLOWO2_02_FULL_58_16 genome has a segment encoding these proteins:
- a CDS encoding UDP-N-acetyl-D-glucosamine 2-epimerase, UDP-hydrolysing has translation MTRHIAVLTGKRGGFGAMKPMLHAIMEDSELRLSLIVTDQHLNPIFGKTISEIRREFPIAAEIDISQSDGSALARSRALGACLLEMSSALHSIRPDILVLYGDRGEVLASALAAIHLDIPIAHIQGGDRTGNVDESMRHALTKLAHLHFASTEESAVRIRKMGEEEWRIHVVGDSHVDQITAGNYSSPEVVRDRYRLQCEDRPILFLLHPETVVQRDSYTDAKAALGAVLAREKRTIVVFPCSDHGYEGIIAAIKEIEGRQGVSVHQNIDAPDFWGLMAMASVMVGNSSAGLIEAPYFRLPAVNIGRRQRGRQRAENVIDCDYGEEAVTQALSSALDDAETARRVAQTGRPFGDGLAFRRIVDKLKSVELGQRLLEKQITY, from the coding sequence GTGACTCGTCACATTGCGGTGTTGACCGGGAAACGAGGCGGCTTCGGCGCCATGAAGCCTATGCTTCACGCGATTATGGAAGATTCTGAACTGCGGCTTTCGTTAATCGTTACAGATCAGCATCTGAACCCTATTTTCGGCAAGACTATTTCAGAAATCAGGCGTGAATTCCCTATCGCCGCAGAGATTGATATAAGCCAATCGGATGGAAGCGCCCTTGCGCGCTCACGCGCACTTGGCGCTTGTTTGCTGGAAATGAGTTCGGCGCTGCATTCTATTCGCCCTGATATATTGGTTCTTTACGGTGATCGTGGGGAAGTTTTGGCCTCCGCCTTGGCCGCCATTCATCTCGATATTCCCATCGCCCATATTCAGGGAGGTGATCGTACCGGCAATGTGGATGAGTCGATGCGCCATGCCTTGACTAAGTTGGCGCATCTTCATTTTGCATCTACTGAAGAAAGCGCCGTACGCATCCGCAAAATGGGGGAGGAAGAGTGGCGTATTCATGTCGTCGGCGATAGCCATGTCGATCAGATTACAGCCGGTAATTATTCTTCCCCGGAAGTTGTGCGTGACCGTTATCGCCTTCAATGCGAAGATCGTCCCATACTTTTTCTTCTGCACCCTGAGACTGTCGTTCAACGGGACAGTTACACGGATGCCAAGGCGGCGCTTGGTGCCGTGTTGGCCCGCGAGAAAAGAACTATCGTCGTCTTCCCTTGTTCCGATCACGGCTATGAAGGGATTATTGCGGCCATCAAGGAGATCGAGGGTAGGCAGGGCGTATCGGTTCACCAAAATATTGATGCTCCTGACTTTTGGGGCCTCATGGCCATGGCTTCCGTCATGGTGGGAAATTCTTCTGCGGGTCTTATTGAAGCCCCCTATTTCCGTCTTCCCGCCGTTAATATCGGCCGGCGACAGCGAGGCAGGCAGAGGGCGGAAAACGTCATTGATTGCGATTATGGCGAAGAAGCCGTTACGCAAGCTCTTTCGTCGGCGCTTGATGATGCTGAAACGGCAAGGCGCGTTGCACAAACCGGTCGGCCTTTTGGAGACGGCTTGGCCTTTCGCAGAATCGTGGATAAGCTGAAATCGGTTGAACTGGGGCAGCGACTGCTTGAAAAGCAGATAACCTATTAG
- a CDS encoding NAD-dependent dehydratase, giving the protein MRILILGGDGYLGWPTAMHFSQRGDEVMGVDNFMKRRIELEDGIEPLMPTPTLHRRVRAWQEISGKMIDLRVGDLTNHRFIYNILREFQPDAVIHYAEQPSAPYSMQGREQAVLTQHNNVIGTLNLLFAMKAHCPSAHLIKLGTMGEYGTPNIDIEEGYITINHNGRNDTLPFPKQPGSFYHLSKVHDSHNLMFACRVWGLRVTDLNQGVVYGIDTDQTLMASELRTSFHYDSVFGTVLNRFCVQAIAGIPLTVYGQGGQTRGFLNIRDTLQCVELAIKNPADEGDCRVFNQFTEVFSVADLANRVRDAAAGMGLKVAIDHIANPRIESEEHYYNPVHTKLVDLGLAPHLLTSDVISGMLKTISSARDRIDLSLINPSVRWRR; this is encoded by the coding sequence ATGAGGATATTAATTCTAGGCGGTGACGGTTATCTCGGTTGGCCGACGGCCATGCATTTTTCGCAGCGTGGCGACGAGGTCATGGGCGTCGATAATTTCATGAAGCGCAGAATAGAACTTGAGGACGGCATCGAACCTCTAATGCCTACTCCCACCTTGCATCGTCGCGTCCGGGCGTGGCAGGAGATTTCCGGCAAGATGATTGATCTGCGCGTCGGTGATCTTACCAACCATCGCTTTATTTATAATATCCTGCGTGAGTTTCAACCTGATGCCGTTATTCACTACGCTGAACAACCTTCCGCGCCTTATTCAATGCAGGGACGCGAACAGGCCGTTCTTACCCAACACAATAACGTTATCGGAACGCTTAACCTTCTTTTCGCCATGAAGGCTCACTGTCCTTCTGCTCACCTTATCAAACTGGGCACGATGGGAGAATACGGCACGCCGAACATCGATATTGAGGAAGGTTACATAACCATCAATCACAACGGAAGAAACGACACTCTTCCGTTTCCCAAGCAACCGGGGAGTTTTTATCATCTCTCAAAAGTGCATGATTCACACAATCTGATGTTTGCCTGCCGGGTTTGGGGATTGCGCGTTACGGACCTGAATCAGGGAGTGGTCTACGGCATCGACACCGACCAAACTCTCATGGCCTCTGAGCTACGCACCAGTTTTCACTACGACAGTGTGTTCGGCACCGTACTCAACCGGTTTTGTGTTCAGGCGATTGCCGGCATCCCGCTGACCGTCTATGGCCAAGGCGGCCAAACGCGCGGCTTTCTTAATATCCGCGATACCTTGCAATGCGTCGAACTGGCCATTAAAAATCCAGCCGACGAGGGAGACTGTCGAGTCTTCAATCAGTTTACCGAAGTGTTCTCAGTGGCTGATTTGGCGAATCGCGTCAGGGATGCAGCAGCAGGCATGGGGTTGAAGGTCGCCATCGACCATATTGCCAACCCGCGCATTGAAAGCGAGGAGCATTATTACAATCCCGTTCATACCAAGCTGGTTGATCTGGGTTTAGCGCCGCACCTGC